The Paenibacillus sp. FSL H7-0357 nucleotide sequence AGATCGGCCAAGCCGTCTTCATGGTACAAAACTTCATTGCCGTTCTTGATCAGCATAAAGTTTGCTCCTGCGATTTCCTTGTTGCCGATACTTGCTTTCAGCGTTTTTTTCAATTGGTTGGTTAAGTTTGACTCCAGCATGTCACTTATGTCTCCTTCTCGAATAACTTCACTTTAACTAAAGCGGATGTTAACCATTCGTTATAGAAAATATTAAGCGCTTTCGGACAGATTGTATAGTGCCACGGCAGAACACAATCCGGTTAACCTGCAAAACGGATACAATATAACTCTTATGCCACCGGATAGTTTTATAAGATATGGTGTCTCCACGGTAATATTTGGGGTATATTGGAAGGAGTAAATTATGGAGGAGAAAAACAAATGTCAGATGTAGTGGTCCGGATACCCGTTGAATCGTGGTCAATAACGGAATTGACGAAGGAGACATACTGCTGCTGTTTCCAGCCTGTACAGATTTGGGGAGACGATGTTGAGGTTGAAATATTCCTGCCCACGGCAATCGGAAGTAAGGAAATAGCAAAAGATGCAGCTATAAGTGCCGTTCCTTTGCTGGAGGAGGAGCTTGCCTGGCTTCAGATGAACAAGGGAGAACTCGGTAAGGCGCTGGAGTGGGCTAAAGAGCGGGCCGAGGAATGGATTTGGGATGACCCGGATTTTGTTGAGCTATCGGACAATGAAGGCTATGTGGAGCTGGACGGGCAAACTGTTTGCGTCCCGATTTCGGATGAAGCTTTTTTAAACAGCTTGTTTCTATGGAGTGTTGTTTTTGAGCAGGTAGATGGTGCCGGTTCGTTTAAGATGTCAATTGAGCTTGGGAACAAACCGGATTATTTTGCCGGACATCGGATACATATCGACATAGATGAACATAAAAATTTTGTAAACCAAGGTTTATAAGGAGAATGAGGGATATGACAGAGAAGGCAGAGACACTGTGGCAGCGCATTATTGCAAAAGGCAGCCGGAATACTCCGGGGTACGAAGCAAATTTGAATTTACAGCCTGGCGCTAGCGTGGAAGAACTTGATGGGCTTGCCAGTACGCTGGAGGTTGTACTTCCCCAGGAGTTGAGGGACTTCTATAGCATATATAATGGTCAGGATTGGGAAGCAGGCTCGCAGTGTTTTGTCCGAAATCTAACGCTGTCGCCGCTTGAACAGATTCTCGAGGATTGGGAATTTCTAAATGAAGAGTTTGATCCGGATGACATGGAACCGGAGATTGCCCCGCAGATCAAGCCGTTACTGTGGAATCCACGGTGGATCCCTATTGCCAGCAACGGGGGTGGCGATCATCTCTGTATAGACACGGACCCTACAGCAGAAGGGACCTTTGGGCAGTTGCTCTATTTTTATCATGACTGGGGAAACCGGTCTGTTGAGGCGGCAGGCTTGTTTGACTTTATTGAACAATGCTTGAGTGAAGAGGAGTGAGGAGATAGAGGTATATTCTGCATGAACCATAAAAAATGGTATCCTCCAAAAGTGAAGGGGCAGCATAGCCTAATGAAACTAGGACATATAATGATTTTCGTCAATGACATGACAAAGGCGAGATGGTTTTATTCTGAATTACTGGGTTTGCAAACACTGTTAGAGCAAGAAAATAAGCTTGTATTTGCCCTTGACGGCTGTCAGCTTATAGCTTTCAAGTGTGAAAAGACCAAAGAAATTGGAGATTATTCGAACGAGGCTAGAACAGTTTTGGTGTTTGAGGTCGTATCCATTGAGCAAACTTATAAGGAAATGAAGGATAAGGGTATTCAATTTTTGCATGATAAACCTACACAAGGGCGATATGCTGCTTTCGTCGATCCGTTTGGTAACGTGCATGAAATCGCTGAATCGTTCGATTGAAAGTCGTTAAAGTAGCGGCAGTCTAAAACTTTATATTCTCGTCCAAGACTGCCGCTGTTTCTATTATTGGGCTCAGTCCCCAGTGAACGAGTCGCCACACACCTTGGCGAACAGCTCTTCCTTGGGAACTACGCGGTTTTTGTGCCGGGCCATTTAACGGACACTTAAATTTCTGTGAATTGAACACCCATTAGTGTCATGGTGGCAATATCTAAAGCGGTGTCAGTTGCTTCTTCTGGGAAGCTGACTCCCCGTTTAGGTGAGATTCTTCCATTTAACTCGAAAATCCGCTCAAGTTGAGTCAATGTACTGGCTGCCGTAAGATGTGCTTGACCTAGCGGGTCAGTAACACGGATTCTATGTATCTTTGAATTAGTTTTTATAGAGAGAATAAATTCCTGCGGTGCGGTTGAAGTATTGAAGCTGCTATGAAGTATGGACGTACGTCTCTTTAGGGACAGGCGCGCCCAAATACCACAGTTCACCAATGCAGCGAATGCACGGTTTGTAAAACGGCTGTCGAAGGCCAGACGTATGGACACCCCTTTGGCAAGTCCATTACTAACCAAGGTCATACTCTCAGGACTGCTTATGCGTCGGCACTGGAAGACTTGTTCTCTGCTGAAGGTGACAGTCTTGGGATCAGAGAAGCCGAGAACGGTGCGTGCATTGCTTTTCTCCCATATTTCAAAAGGCAAATGAGCGTCAACGAAATGAGCGAAAGAA carries:
- a CDS encoding DUF2262 domain-containing protein, with the protein product MSDVVVRIPVESWSITELTKETYCCCFQPVQIWGDDVEVEIFLPTAIGSKEIAKDAAISAVPLLEEELAWLQMNKGELGKALEWAKERAEEWIWDDPDFVELSDNEGYVELDGQTVCVPISDEAFLNSLFLWSVVFEQVDGAGSFKMSIELGNKPDYFAGHRIHIDIDEHKNFVNQGL
- a CDS encoding SMI1/KNR4 family protein → MTEKAETLWQRIIAKGSRNTPGYEANLNLQPGASVEELDGLASTLEVVLPQELRDFYSIYNGQDWEAGSQCFVRNLTLSPLEQILEDWEFLNEEFDPDDMEPEIAPQIKPLLWNPRWIPIASNGGGDHLCIDTDPTAEGTFGQLLYFYHDWGNRSVEAAGLFDFIEQCLSEEE
- a CDS encoding VOC family protein, with translation MKLGHIMIFVNDMTKARWFYSELLGLQTLLEQENKLVFALDGCQLIAFKCEKTKEIGDYSNEARTVLVFEVVSIEQTYKEMKDKGIQFLHDKPTQGRYAAFVDPFGNVHEIAESFD